In Phragmites australis chromosome 16, lpPhrAust1.1, whole genome shotgun sequence, one DNA window encodes the following:
- the LOC133895599 gene encoding nuclear pore complex protein NUP50A-like, which produces MPISVTGSRLLPSSCRTRRPFDGRSSRSRLLPSARGLPIATVLPAWKMVDEEHAPSSRKRIAGTQINKDNPEPDDDGPEQEMGTFKKANEDVMATRRIVKVRRQQPSSAPSSNPFSAIRFTPSDSSVQTSAPVPEPQPSEDKADDSSNGSGKDTLFVPVKNADSGETPEIQKDDSAAKTDSDATAEAPPQPVETNDKAEDTNDGSDEDKVVGEPKEGNSMSSEVEGKTKEGDAEEKKGVDEAGNEDKVSKDNTEKKDGGKLETKDGLSDEQKDADNKGRSSSATPLFSFKNLSSGQNAFTGLTGTGFSSSSFSFGSASKDGSSAGLLFGLKSDGSSFPSFNLGASNNGSSSLALATSAEAPKKFAMPEGPVETGEENEKAVFNADSALYEYLDGGWKERGKGELKLNVPVSGGERARLVMRAKGNYRLVLNASLYDDISLKDMDKKGVTFACVNSIGESQSSLATFALKFKDTFIREEFKAVVETHKARKASDALKTPENSPKAADV; this is translated from the exons ATGCCAATCTCGGTCACGGGCTCACGGCTTCTGCCTTCTTCCTGCCGCACGCGCCGCCCATTCGACGGCCGGAGCTCTCGATCTCGGCTTCTACCTTCCGCACGCGGCCTTCCCATCGCAACG GTACTGCCCGCTTGGAAGATGGTAGATGAGGAACATGCTCCAAGCTCTAGGAAGAGGATTGCGGGTACCCAAATCAACAAGGATAATCCTGAGCCTGATGATGACGGACCAGAGCAAGAGATGGGGACATTTAAGAAAGCTAATGAGGATGTGATGGCAACCCGGAGAATTGTAAAAGTTCGGCGCCAGCAGCCATCATCAGCTCCTTCTTCTAATCCTTTCTCAGCAATCAGATTTACCCCCAGTGATTCTAGTGTTCAAACAAGTGCCCCTGTCCCAGAGCCTCAACCTTCAGAAGACAAAGCTGATGACAGCAGCAATGGTAGTGGGAAAGATACTTTGTTTGTACCGGTTAAGAATGCAGATTCTGGTGAGACACCTGAGATTCAGAAGGATGATTCAGCTGCAAAAACGGACTCTGATGCCACAGCTGAAGCGCCGCCTCAACCTGTTGAAACCAATGACAAGGCAGAAGACACAAATGATGGATCTGATGAAGACAAAGTAGTTGGAGAACCCAAGGAAGGTAACAGCATGTCATCTGAAGTTGAGGGCAAAACAAAAGAGGGGGATGctgaagaaaagaaaggggTAGATGAAGCTGGAAATGAAGATAAAGTCAGCAAGGACAATACTGAGAAGAAAGATGGAGGTAAATTAGAGACCAAGGATGGGTTGTCTGATGAGCAGAAGGATGCTGATAACAAAGGGCGGTCATCATCAGCGACACCCCTGTTCTCTTTTAAGAATCTGTCAAGTGGTCAAAATGCCTTCACAGGTTTGACTGGAACTGGATTTTCAAGCTCATCGTTCTCATTTGGCTCAGCCTCTAAAGATGGCTCAAGTGCTGGACTCTTATTTGGGCTAAAGAGTGACGGTTCTTCATTCCCTTCTTTTAACCTTGGTGCTAGCAACAACGGGAGTTCCTCCCTAGCTCTTGCTACTTCAGCAGAAGCACCCAAGAAATTTGCTATGCCAGAGGGCCCTGTTGAAACTGGCGAAGAAAATGAGAAGGCGGTATTCAATGCTGACTCCGCATTGTATGAGTACTTGGATGGTGGTTGGAAGGAAAGAGGAAAGGGGGAACTAAAGTTGAACGTCCCTGTATCTGGTGGTGAGAGGGCTCGGCTTGTCATGAGGGCCAAGGGCAATTATCGACTGGTTCTGAATGCAAGCCTTTACGACGATATATCGCTGAAGGACATGGATAAGAAGGGCGTGACATTTGCTTGCGTGAACAGCATCGGTGAGTCACAGAGCAGCCTTGCTACATTTGCTCTGAAATTCAAGGACACCTTCATCAGGGAAGAGTTCAAAGCTGTGGTGGAGACTCACAAGGCGAGAAAGGCATCTGACGCACTGAAGACTCCCGAGAACTCACCGAAGGCAGCTGATGTCTGA